A genome region from Procambarus clarkii isolate CNS0578487 chromosome 78, FALCON_Pclarkii_2.0, whole genome shotgun sequence includes the following:
- the LOC123746074 gene encoding uncharacterized protein: MASVTCVLMGVAEVKLPLRRLPHEVRVHIANVSHWAVLHSGHTDDDDTSELLIQRRKCIGEVDNFYALREVVVKVEDGECQVLQGAEVVLKHRTSDVIIATPVEESPLRVVYISRSDSFGRAAVVLQMRTTREVNQLMAFFPGILPCKLPTASPQHSNELQTVCTKEPKASWSRGMGKKFTAMLASLAGTPGTATTTTTTTTTTTTTTAIAAITTTETTTVCSNDRLVSTPILNDSLEPSTDSEDEDDQVSDDTDSKSAQAYYEDMGFDANVQERLYDDGAADTISRSSDSSLESNAAIIEAELKYFLETDEEFVKAIRSLEDDRERLADAETPQFIRENLILLFVQVKALTQLHTELHAEFEKSNSNLQCLSDAIVRHQNEYENYVYFMENIPTVDRILLLHRDYFITHMPELPEKLRKPRMRLHYYVLTLETLHKKCSSSEEKAALQKAIDVLKVPLKKADSKLFLGAVTGSPFDLTNFGNLIRHSDLTLRQGGDLPRRVYHVLVLKTLILLTIPEGRYYRYFTSFRMDQVGLGKQERGVLFNLDVRNGPRGQVIHYTFKAKNINMQQQWINDLKCILNEKPQSTTQRNSYIEGESDSRQPGKRSKMRRGQSLEKASHSDSDILDDVSVRDGRSETNVSWNNRRAAIKKNSSLSGKTRPVVRQQSGYASDSESNYIKGGNYLPPLAVWTVFPQLEDLYKSKIRANGTKDNQHVVLTALLDEENKYVSSILEQLASFLDDKLLKPPACLVSHLRHIYEFHSSIFHPLLKKAVSSKTTEEIAQCFIDCSEKLKELYSNYLADRARFEGLMKTMDLHSRYVSPVLHFELYMKYLSRLHIAGEPENPLVNAALSVLRDCIGNANTILVTEVIEGEPFDLHECGPVQLEGKARVRWTGHMIKQEFHIVLLNTMILLLEPHPPFYNYVEAIRMDTVGLGPTSDDYSFQLEVRTAATKTLTYHFRTSNKDMKKQWMNEIIAILNLQAEKLKEKQMRRLGNETLRMKTLETGGDCELYKVSPRSRTLMETDL; encoded by the exons ATGGCCAGCGTGACGTGTGTACTGATGGGGGTGGCCGAGGTGAAGCTGCCACTCCGGCGCCTCCCCCATGAGGTCCGTGTACACATCGCCAACGTCTCCCACTGGGCCGTCTTGCACAGCGGCCACACTGACGACGACGACACCTCAGAACTGCTGATACAGCGGAGAAAATGCATCGGCGAGGTGGACAACTTCTACGCGCTccgggaggtggtggtgaaggtggaggaCGGGGAGTGCCAGGTGCTGCAGGGCGCTGAGGTCGTCCTCAAGCACCGCACCAGCGATGTCATCATCGCCACGCCCGTCGAGGAGAGCCCCCTGAGGGTCGTCTACATCAGCCGCAGCGACAGCTTCGGACGGGCGGCCGTCGTCCTGCAAATGAGGACGACCAGAGAGGTCAACCAGTTAATGGCATTTTTCCCTGGCATTCTGCCATGCAAACTCCCCACAGCATCACCACAACACAG TAACGAGCTTCAGACAGTATGCACCAAGGAACCCAAGGCGTCGTGGAGTCGTGGCATGGGCAAGAAGTTCACGGCCATGTTGGCGTCGCTAGCTGGAACCCCCggcaccgctaccaccaccaccaccaccacaaccaccactactaccaccactgccatcgCCGCCATCACTACCACAGAAACTACCACCGTTTGTTCAAACGATAGACTCGTCTCTACTCCGATTCTTAATGACTCTTTAGAACCCAGCACGGACTCTGAAGACGAAGACGACCAGGTTAGCGACGATACGGACAGCAAGTCCGCACAGGCGTATTACGAGGACATGGGCTTCGACGCTAACGTACAGGAGCGACTGTACGATGACGGAGCGGCCGACACCATATCCAGATCCAGTGACTCCTCCCTCGAGTCTAACGCCGCCATCATAGAAGCGGAACTCAAGTACTTTCTAGAAACGGATGAGGAATTTGTCAAGGCCATTCGGAGCCTTGAAGACGACAGGGAACGTTTGGCAGACGCGGAAACACCACAGTTTATTCGCGAAAACTTGATTCTTCTGTTCGTGCAAGTGAAGGCTCTGACGCAGCTGCACACGGAGCTGCACGCTGAGTTTGAGAAGAGCAACAGTAACCTGCAGTGTCTGAGTGATGCCATTGTGCGCCATCAAAACGAATATGAGAATTATGTCTACTTTATGGAAAACATTCCGACCGTGGATCGCATTCTCCTCCTCCACAGGGACTACTTTATAACTCACATGCCCGAGCTGCCAGAGAAGCTAAGGAAACCCAGAATGCGTCTTCACTACTACGTCCTCACTCTCGAGACTCTTCACAAAAAGTGTTCCTCCTCTGAAGAAAAGGCGGCGCTCCAGAAAGCTATAGATGTCCTCAAAGTTCCTCTGAAGAAAGCTGATTCGAAGCTATTTCTTGGCGCCGTTACTGGATCACCTTTTGACTTGACCAACTTTGGTAATTTGATTCGCCACAGTGACCTCACACTGCGTCAAGGGGGAGACCTGCCTCGTCGGGTGTACCATGTCCTCGTCTTGAAGACTCTCATATTGCTCACCATACCCGAAGGAAGGTACTACCGCTATTTTACAAGTTTCCGAATGGACCAAGTCGGGTTGGGGAAGCAAGAGCGGGGAGTCTTATTCAATCTCGATGTCAGAAACGGTCCAAGAGGACAAGTAATCCACTACACATTCAAAGCAAAAAATATTAACATGCAACAGCAATGGATTAATGATTTGAAATGTATTCTTAATGAAAAACCTCAGTCTACTACTCAGAGGAACAGCTATATCGAAGGTGAATCAGACTCTAGACAACCCGGCAAGCGTAGCAAGATGCGACGAGGACAGTCTTTAGAGAAGGCGTCTCACAGCGACTCTGATATCCTGGATGACGTTAGCGTGCGAGACGGAAGGAGCGAGACCAACGTATCTTGGAATAATCGTCGTGCAGCTATAAAGAAGAACTCTAGTTTATCAGGCAAGACTCGGCCAGTGGTAAGGCAGCAGAGCGGGTACGCGTCCGACAGTGAGAGTAACTACATCAAGGGCGGCAACTACTTGCCTCCATTGGCTGTATGGACGGTCTTCCCACAATTAGAAGACCTTTACAAAAGTAAGATTCGCGCAAATGGGACGAAGGACAACCAGCATGTTGTGTTAACTGCTTTATTGGACGAGGAAAACAAATATGTCTCGAGCATACTTGAGCAACTTGCTTCTTTCTTGGATGACAAGTTACTGAAGCCACCGGCGTGTTTGGTCTCACACTTGCGTCACATCTATGAATTCCACTCCAGTATCTTTCATCCTCTATTAAAAAAGGCTGTAAGTTCCAAGACAACTGAAGAAATCGCTCAGTGTTTCATTGATTGTTCCGAAAAGCTAAAAGAGTTGTACTCTAACTACTTAGCAGATCGCGCCCGCTTTGAAGGACTGATGAAGACTATGGACTTACATAGTCGTTATGTGAGTCCAGTGCTTCATTTTGAGCTGTACATGAAGTATCTTTCGAGACTCCACATCGCAGGTGAACCAGAAAACCCTTTAGTAAATGCGGCGTTGTCCGTTTTGCGAGACTGCATAGGCAACGCCAACACCATTCTCGTGACGGAGGTCATAGAAGGAGAGCCCTTCGATCTGCACGAGTGTGGTCCCGTCCAGTTGGAAGGGAAGGCGAGAGTGCGATGGACAGGTCACATGATTAAACAAGAGTTCCATATAGTCCTCCTGAACACCATGATTCTTTTACTGGAGCCCCATCCCCCCTTCTATAACTACGTAGAAGCCATCCGCATGGACACTGTGGGTCTTGGACCCACTTCGGACGACTATTCTTTCCAGCTGGAGGTGCGCACAGCGGCCACCAAAACCCTCACGTATCATTTCCGAACAAGCAACAAAGATATGAAGAAACAATGGATGAATGAAATTATAGCTATACTCAATTTGCAGGCAGAGAAATTGAAGGAAAAACAAATGAGGAGATTAGGGAACGAGACGTTGAGGATGAAGACCCTGGAGACTGGTGGGGACTGCGAGCTGTACAAGGTGTCCCCGCGAAGTAGGACTCTCATGGAAACTGACTTGTGA
- the LOC123746076 gene encoding kalirin, translating into MESPSSYVGLLLGLVEVKCTMADLSREQRLDLTKMCHDVICSRDRVKAAGHGVLGQVEKNNASVEIFLDKETIQVFIGKILITKHKVVSISVLNAIRGTQGQLVFIGRCQLAKQRLAVVLNFVSEKQAQEFIQNYQMVKANSVETLPPNSQPIRPLPRPPGKKPAIPPPDYEEIIPAAPIGQIYEDVDSPPSRPPSHSMAKRPLPEIPRPPPPAPKYEAPYRSPPPPIPERYENPEELVKSLPPTRFRSFADPNVDVYNWSEDELSYEEVGEQYYESIGIDVKDAEQIYMSTSLIKEEEDEPQQQAPCEKPHQEEQKQEKKKQAEVEEEEPETTLEEDIDSFLRDEYKFKSTFWRIREAIFSLSRELQILLRGTEMLADIQNDMYVELHEGCKSPSRIAQVFISRKAQLERYKYYLLNSPKISRLIEAQPEGVKQMFPRLQEDVRSSWKRLYFYSKSMEKMLATAPPQDAPIIQEALHMLRDLTRQADSGILMDAVKGAPFNLHDLAPLFLHSSFHIKSSSLEKRKTDYRVLLFAELLVVTVPRVDKYEYVDFIPTRRLRVLPTKDERAFVLETMYPGEREPRSYGLRAPSVESKQVWIKMMKHILREHKGMYDHRKISGLRK; encoded by the exons ATGGAAAGTCCGTCCTCCTACGTGGGGCTGCTCCTGGGGCTGGTGGAGGTGAAGTGCACCATGGCAGACCTGAGCAGGGAGCAGAGACTGGACCTGACCAAGATGTGTCACGATGTTATCTGCAGCCGTGACCGGGTGAAGGCGGCTGGCCACGGCGTGCTGGGACAAGTAGAGAAGAACAACGCCAGCGTGGAAATTTTCTTGGATAAGGAGACCATTCAGGTTTTCATTGGCAAAATATTG ATCACTAAGCACAAAGTGGTGAGCATCAGTGTGCTGAACGCCATCCGGGGGACCCAGGGCCAACTAGTCTTCATCGGCCGATGCCAGCTGGCCAAGCAGCGTCTGGCCGTGGTGCTCAACTTCGTCTCGGAGAAACAGGCACAAGAGTTCATTCAGAATTACCAAATGGTGAAGGCTAACTCAGTCGAGACTTTGCCCCCCAACAG CCAACCTATTCGTCCGCTGCCGAGACCGCCGGGAAAGAAGCCTGCCATCCCTCCACCAGATTACGAGGAAATTATACCTGCAGCGCCTATTGGACAGATCTACGAAGACGTTGATTCACCGCCATCACGACCTCCGAGTCACTCGATGGCCAAGAGACCCCTGCCGGAGATACCACGACCGCCACCACCAGCTCCGAAGTACGAAGCTCCCTACAggagtcctcctcctcctatccCAGAACGATACGAGAATCCAGAAGAACTAGTGAAGTCATTGCCTCCAACGCGTTTCAGATCCTTCGCTGACCCCAACGTTGATGTGTATAACTGGTCAGAGGACGAGCTCAGCTATGAGGAAGTTGGTGAACAGTATTATGAATCGATAGGGATTGACGTAAAGGATGCTGAGCAAATCTATATGAGTACATCATTGATTAAAGAGGAGGAAGACGAGCCGCAACAACAAGCTCCTTGTGAAAAGCCCCACCAGGAAGAGCAGAAGCAAGAGAAGAAAAAGCAGGCAGAGGTGGAAGAAGAGGAGCCAGAGACGACTTTGGAAGAGGATATTGACTCTTTTCTCAGAGACGAGTATAAATTCAAAAGCACTTTTTGGAGGATTAGAGAAGCAATATTTTCGCTCTCACGTGAACTACAGATTCTCCTTCGAGGGACGGAAATGCTGGCTGACATCCAGAACGACATGTATGTGGAGCTGCATGAGGGTTGTAAGTCACCTTCCAGAATCGCCCAGGTATTCATTTCCCGGAAAGCTCAATTGGAACGGTACAAATACTACTTATTGAACTCCCCGAAGATCAGCAGACTCATAGAAGCACAGCCTGAGGGAGTGAAGCAGATGTTCCCTAGGTTACAGGAAGATGTAAGAAGTTCCTGGAAAAGGTTATATTTCTACTCCAAGAGCATGGAGAAGATGCTGGCTACTGCTCCTCCTCAAGACGCACCAATCATCCAGGAAGCACTCCACATGCTTAGAGACCTAACCCGTCAGGCAGACTCGGGTATTTTGATGGACGCAGTCAAGGGAGCCCCCTTCAACCTCCACGATCTTGCTCCCCTGTTTCTTCACAGTTCTTTCCACATAAAGAGCTCATCCTTGGAAAAGCGAAAGACGGACTACCGCGTGCTGCTCTTCGCGGAGTTGCTGGTAGTGACGGTGCCCAGAGTGGATAAATACGAGTACGTAGACTTTATTCCCACTAGAAGGTTAAGAGTTCTGCCTACGAAGGACGAAAGAGCATTTGTGCTCGAGACAATGTATCCAGGGGAAAGGGAGCCAAGAAGCTACGGGTTACGCGCTCCCAGCGTGGAATCTAAGCAGGTATGGATAAAGATGATGAAACACATACTAAGGGAACACAAGGGTATGTATGATCACAGAAAAATATCAGGCTTAcgcaaatag